The stretch of DNA GTGATGTTTTACCAGGACATGTATTTGAGCTGAAATAATCTCTAGAACAATGTAAGCTGTTATCACTTTACTTAGAAACTTTGCGTTTAACTGTTTCTGCTATTTGAATCTAGCGTGGATTTTGCTTGTAGTAAGAGCTCATCCTGGTTTTAGTAATTACTTGGGTTGTTTTTGTGGAGATTTTGGAGCAGATGAGGGAATCTATTTGATCTAGTGTCATGTACTGAGATCGTGAGTGCTTTTGGGAGTAGAGGGTAAGTCACTGAAATGTGAGGTTCCGGTTATGACTGAAGAGAAGAGTGTGTGTTAAATGTATGGTACATATCTGAAACCTGAACAAGGCCATTTCCGTGTTAAAGAAGGCAAATGTTTCCATTTATGCTTTTAGTGAAGACAAACACTTGACATCTGGAGTTCTCAGGGCTGATTATTTATATTTAGGAAACAAAACGTTTTGTAACTTGAGGAGTCCAATACGAGATGCCAGTAGGTCTGGAGCCCCTAAGTGATGCTTCTGGTGAGGCTACAGAGCAGGAATTAAATATTGGTGATGCAGCATCGCCCAgactctctctatatatatctGCAAGTAGGGTTTAAGTAGATCACTGAAAGTTTGTGTATTAGAGGTTCACCTGACTGGAAAAATGGCTTTCTGTTCCCAAGTCCCTGGTCCTCATTGATTGTAACTAGGTGTCTCAAAGATAAAATCGTTTAACAGCTGTATTCATGTTTGAAATACAAGgtattttctgtgctgtactGAGTTTGATTTTATGTGTCCGTGGGGTTGTAAGGTATTAAAACATCAGTCAAATTTAAAAatgggattattatttttagctgctTCTTCTGGTTCAACAATGTACagctcctttctttccccatgTGGTTTTTGTGGTGCCAGTCAAAAAGGCCTGCTTTCCTGTTTCAAAACCAGGCCTTGGAAATATCCTGACAGTGTGGTGTTAGTAGCTCTAGTGCTCCCGTGGTGTTGCTTAGTGCCTTTAATAAAAGACGAGGGTTGCAGTACCCAGTCATTTAGCATTCCCCTTCTGCAATATAATATTATACAGGCTGTGATTTTCTTCGTAAGATGTAAGGGTGCTTGCATTAGTTTATCTTCAGTTTTAACAGATTCTGGGAGGAGTTTGCTCCTGCAATTGCTAAAATGCATCCTCACGGAGTATTCCTTGACCAACTGCAAGAAGTTACATCTTTTTTGCTAGGTTTCAGGTAGAGATTGCGTAGGATATGCCCTACGTGTTTCCAGGTTTCAGTCCCTTGTCTTGTGTTGCagaatttaatttgctgttatttagctaagaaagatttattttcgGCTTACATTGGTGAGATGTTCTTACAAGGAATACGAAGATTGAATTTACAAATAATTCAGAAGTGTACTCTGTCTCAGATACATTTTTCATAGCCATGAGCGTGGAATTAAGAGTGTTGTAGTCTTCAGgttaaacaacaaaatatttgcttcatCTTGGAAATTTAATTGTAGTTTCAAGTAAAAACTTCTTACGTATTTCTTCTTGTAATTAGTAACATAGGCATTCCATATTTAGTCTTTAGTCACCACGTTTATCCCATGCTTCCTATCAGCTTTTTCCAAAAATCCAAATGTTGTTTTACTGCTAATAGTTAAAGCCTGAGTGAATTATCCCTTTAACTATTTCTATGGGGCAGGGGAATGTATTCCCCCTATACCTGATCATGGTGAATTTTTATtagagaaagggaggaaggattCACTTCAAtcttgatgttttttctttgtctgtgcCCCCCACCCCGAGGAACAAGGAGCTAGCTGTGTATTGGTAGGTTTTTTGGAGGGCTAAGCAACACCTAGGCGAAGGATAGAACTTAGAGGGAGGCCCTTGGCCACTATCAAGTTGGGTGGTTATAACAAATAAGCTCCAAATGCAGAACTTCACATTTTTGAACTTGTTAGAGAGGACTTCCACTCTGTTACCATTACTTCTTGGAGCCACCTCAGAGAGGCTTGGATGCTTTTGTCACATTGCCCCGTTCGGATTGGTAGAGAAGTTTTCTCTGAAGTATCAACTCACAGGTCCATCCAGAAAGTGACCTGTGTCTGTTCAGTATCACTCACCTGAGGAAGTAGTAATTGAGTTTTTACTGTGTCCGTTACATTGGTGGAATAAACAGTTTGGTCATTTAAATAAGtttcattatttaaaagcaatattttcagtgaaatttgtCCTAATAAAGATGGTAATAGGAgaattatttgtttactttggCAGAATGACAGTCCATATCAGGGTGGTGTATTCTTCTTGACAATTCACTTTCCTACAGACTACCCTTTCAAACCACCTAAGGTAAGTATTGATTTCTCATTTGTGATATTAGCACTCTTTAAGGAACCAAATACACGATAGAAAATGCCAACATCTGTGTTCAAATATTGTCAAGGTCTCGCTTCTTTCATGTGCTTACAATATCTTATATGCCTTCCTATCACCAAAATGAGTGTGTTGGCATATATTCTTAGGAGCAAATTCATATATGTGAATTCTGATTGTCTTggaattatgtttttatttctgtttttcttgattgTTAGGAAAACTCAATAGATTTGTGCTATTGTAACAGAATTCTTGCGAAGGGGGCTGTCAGGTCTCTCAGTACAGCTGTTTGGGTTCTGTAAAAATGTGACGCCATGGACAGAGATTAATTTACTGAGTGCCTGAAATCAGAGGTGATAGTACCTGTTAGAATTTGGCAGTAGTTACAAAATAAGACAAGCAGCTAGTAAAACTACAACAAAAGCCTGTCTTCCAAATTTCAGGCAATGTGAAGGTGCACACTGGCAGTAACTATAATCTTTGATATTCTTTAGCCCTGCGATGGCTGTGTTGCCATGGTTCAAACACTTGTGTTAAGTGTCTTCATCATGGTGCAGACACCTGTGATTAAATTGCAGCTTCCTACTTGCCCTCTCTCTGTTTGAAGTAGAATGCCTGGTTGTTGGAAATGGAGAGGTGGTGGCTCGGCTGCTTTTCCATGAATCCGCGATGGAGTAGAACTgcttaattcttttctttcagagcaaAAGGAGTTGACTAATAGCTTGACTGAAGAGAGAGGGTGACATCATTGTGGCTATAAACCGAAACACGTTCTtagtattgtttttttgttgttgcaggTTGCATTTACAACAAGAATCTATCATCCAAATATTAACAGTAATGGCAGCATTTGTCTCGATATTCTAAGATCACAGTGGTCTCCTGCTTTAACTATTTCTAAAGGTAACTTTTGTGAAGGAGAAATGTTTCCATCTGGTGTTGAATACTGTGCTTTTAGCTTTGATTGTCTTGAGCTTCTGCCCATCTCTTGAATTTTCCCTTACTCAATCTAGCCTGTGTTTTT from Cygnus olor isolate bCygOlo1 chromosome 4, bCygOlo1.pri.v2, whole genome shotgun sequence encodes:
- the UBE2D3 gene encoding ubiquitin-conjugating enzyme E2 D3 isoform X3; protein product: MFHWQATIMGPNDSPYQGGVFFLTIHFPTDYPFKPPKVAFTTRIYHPNINSNGSICLDILRSQWSPALTISKVLLSICSLLCDPNPDDPLVPEIARIYKTDRDKYNRISREWTQKYAM